One part of the Edaphobacter acidisoli genome encodes these proteins:
- a CDS encoding Ig-like domain repeat protein, translated as MALVPAANAAQLTTATTLAISSTTVPYKTPITLTATVTSGGTPVSAGLVLFCDASATYCENNSALGIAQLTKSNATAEVKIGSGPIGNHSYKAVFIANKFYASSTSNTVSYSVTGTYASQTTLSDTGSPGNYTLNMGVSAVGAVTAGPTGSISIVDTSDGNNILGTQSLQVSTLSDSFVQEAAFPVGGPPPPPPAQLYRSVAVESAYLNGDNNLDVVTGDAANTVSVMLGNGDGTFQPQANYSGCPSSITGDVATKILLADFNRDGNTDIVLGCSNASEGGVVILLGNGDGTFQAPMAYATGDVFSLALGDFNNDGILDIAVSDQTQQNITILIGKGDGTFTLGTSITTATQTKGIVAGDFNGDGTTDIAFAQAEATGTLSDLYVALGKGDGTFSTPTKVATGIGEFLTAGDTDADNITDIVSTTITLAQPPNGYVQPSMWVLLGKGNGTFQTPVVYSADYPSDPHLADVNGDGKPDIIAGGSTGALVFYGNGDGTFQPYIEPTIGGFSLTYAVNAGDYNNDGNADLVGTDANSAQAAVSLSQVVQSSTALALTNIAVFPLGSGVHQVDASYPGDSIYLASLSPTVSLTAAPTPTTLTLSASPTTATLAGQTVTFTATLSPYTVGPPTTTTNGETVMFYSGGSLIGTGALNNGVATLATGALPVGTDSVQATFPGDSNYDTSNSNSVSVTVANIVLTSSLNPSMYQQSVTFTATLGNSKSGSVNFVDGSDVIGTVVVAGTSVMFTTSSLSVGSHDITAVYGSSTSPVLIQVVNKAVPAVTVTTSGPSVYGNPVTITASVPSGPTGTITISSGSTTLGSGTINNGIVTITTSTLPTGSDPVTATYNGDGNYATATGTTTQVVSKASPSSTLTSSLNPSTPGVSVTFTDALPTSVTGTVTFKNGSTVLGTSTVTNGTATVTSSTLPTGSDAITATYSGDTNNNGSTATLTQTVNKNTPTVTVATSGPSTYGTPVSITATVTSGATGTVTFTSGSQNLGSGTISGGTVTISTSVLPAGTDTITASYGGDANNNAATGTTTQVVSKVTTTSLTLTSSANPSTFGQSVTFAATVSAGATGTVTFTSGSTVIGTATISSNRASVTTSTLPVGSDAISASYGGDSNFNSATASLTQTVNKATPALTLTSSTNPSTANQSVTFTATLPSTVTGTVTFKSGATVIGTSNVSNGVAAVSTATLPVGSNSITATYNGDANDNTASASLTQTVNKATPTITLTSSANPSSANQSVTFTATLPSGVTGTVTFSTGATALGTTTVNNGVASVVTSTLPVGSDPITAVYSGDSSDNTATASLTQTVNKVTPAITLTSSNNPSSVNQPVTFIATLPLNVTGTITFTSGSNVIGTSNISNGSAAVTTSTLPVGSDVVTATYSGDTNNNTATTNLTQTVNSTPSTITLISSSNPSTVNQPVTFTATVPSTATGTVTFTNGSTVIGTSNVNSGNASVTTSTLPIGSDAITATYSGDSTHSTATASITQTVDKATPTITVTTSGPSTYGQPVTITTTLPPGTTGTVTVTSGGTTLGSGTVSAGGTVTITTSTLPVGTNPITASYGGDSNNNPATGSTTQTVNKDTPVLPPPVATPSNPVVGTTVTITETVPSGVGGPVTFSNGTTTIGTAPIVNGVATITVSNLPIGSNPITASTPGDANNNPATSPATTVTVNKATPTVTLTSSSNPSTPGAPVTFTATVYPGATAPVTFYDGTTAIGTGVPNAAGVATFTTSTLSSGSHSITASYPGDSNYSPATSPVLTQVVGKISSMITLTESSPAELLGTSVTFTAVVTAPVPTPTGTVTFMDGNTVLGTAPLSTNGGVVVTLTSGNAAYSTSSLLTGDHKITAVYSGDNSFSSSTSASVDNVVEDFTITNSGSASQQMLPGASGTYNFNLSPVGSSTFVDNVSLTVTGLPEGSTYTLTPSSAAAGSGEAALVLTVNTSSSLTAENRAPMGGPNSHHDVPVALGILGLAGLGTIRKLRKKLPRPLLVLLLMIATLLPVAALSGCAGGYFAFDPHTYTVTVTGTEGSIQHSATATLVVQ; from the coding sequence ATGGCATTGGTTCCTGCAGCCAATGCGGCTCAGTTGACTACCGCAACTACATTGGCAATTTCATCGACCACGGTTCCATATAAAACACCGATCACGCTGACGGCGACCGTGACTTCAGGGGGTACTCCTGTCAGTGCAGGTCTTGTGCTGTTCTGCGATGCTTCGGCAACTTATTGCGAGAACAACTCTGCACTGGGCATTGCGCAGCTGACCAAATCCAACGCCACGGCAGAGGTGAAAATCGGGAGTGGGCCGATCGGGAACCACTCGTACAAGGCAGTGTTCATTGCGAATAAGTTTTATGCAAGCAGTACGTCGAACACCGTTAGCTACTCGGTGACGGGCACGTATGCCTCGCAGACTACACTGTCAGACACAGGCTCGCCGGGTAACTACACTCTGAACATGGGCGTCAGCGCTGTAGGTGCGGTGACAGCCGGACCAACGGGATCAATATCCATCGTCGATACAAGTGATGGCAATAATATCTTGGGGACCCAGTCTCTTCAGGTTTCGACTTTGAGCGACTCCTTTGTTCAGGAGGCTGCATTCCCCGTGGGCGGTCCGCCGCCGCCGCCGCCGGCACAGCTTTACCGCTCGGTCGCGGTGGAATCGGCTTATTTGAATGGTGACAATAATCTTGATGTGGTGACTGGAGACGCTGCAAATACCGTTTCTGTAATGCTTGGAAATGGCGACGGCACATTTCAGCCTCAAGCCAATTATTCTGGATGCCCGAGTTCGATTACAGGGGATGTAGCAACGAAGATACTGTTGGCTGATTTTAATCGCGACGGCAATACGGATATCGTCCTGGGATGCTCCAATGCTAGCGAAGGAGGAGTGGTCATTCTTCTCGGCAACGGCGATGGCACATTCCAGGCTCCCATGGCCTATGCGACAGGTGACGTCTTCAGCCTCGCTCTCGGCGATTTCAACAATGATGGCATTCTCGATATCGCTGTTTCGGATCAAACGCAGCAAAACATTACTATCCTGATCGGCAAGGGAGACGGGACGTTTACTTTAGGCACGTCCATCACAACCGCAACTCAGACGAAGGGAATCGTCGCAGGCGACTTCAATGGTGATGGAACGACCGATATCGCCTTCGCACAGGCTGAGGCAACAGGCACGTTATCCGATTTATATGTTGCTCTGGGCAAAGGCGACGGCACCTTTAGTACGCCAACGAAGGTAGCGACCGGAATTGGAGAATTTCTGACCGCGGGCGATACGGACGCAGATAACATCACTGACATTGTGTCCACGACCATCACGCTGGCACAGCCACCGAACGGCTATGTTCAACCAAGCATGTGGGTTCTTCTTGGAAAAGGGAACGGCACCTTTCAGACTCCGGTGGTTTATTCGGCTGACTATCCCTCCGACCCGCACCTCGCCGACGTCAATGGCGACGGTAAGCCCGACATCATCGCCGGAGGAAGTACCGGAGCTCTGGTCTTCTACGGAAACGGCGACGGAACGTTCCAACCCTATATCGAGCCAACCATCGGCGGATTCTCGCTGACCTATGCCGTCAACGCTGGAGACTACAACAATGACGGCAACGCAGATCTGGTCGGAACTGACGCAAATAGCGCGCAGGCCGCGGTTTCTCTAAGCCAGGTCGTCCAATCCTCTACTGCTTTAGCTTTGACGAATATTGCGGTTTTCCCACTGGGCAGCGGAGTTCATCAGGTGGATGCCAGCTATCCGGGAGACTCGATCTATCTTGCCAGCTTATCACCTACGGTCTCTCTGACTGCAGCTCCTACGCCGACTACTTTAACACTGAGCGCGTCACCTACTACTGCGACTCTTGCTGGACAGACAGTTACATTCACGGCCACGTTGAGCCCTTATACAGTGGGGCCGCCGACGACTACGACCAATGGCGAGACGGTTATGTTCTATAGTGGCGGTTCCTTAATCGGCACCGGCGCGCTCAACAATGGAGTCGCAACATTGGCAACAGGTGCTTTGCCTGTTGGAACAGACTCGGTCCAGGCGACATTCCCCGGTGATTCTAACTATGACACCAGCAACTCGAACTCAGTGTCAGTAACAGTTGCCAACATTGTGCTTACATCGTCATTGAATCCTTCGATGTACCAACAGTCAGTTACATTCACGGCGACACTCGGAAACAGCAAGTCCGGATCCGTAAACTTCGTGGATGGAAGCGATGTGATTGGTACGGTTGTGGTGGCGGGGACATCGGTCATGTTCACCACCTCGTCTCTTTCGGTCGGATCGCACGATATCACCGCTGTCTATGGGTCATCTACGTCACCGGTGTTGATCCAAGTCGTGAACAAAGCTGTGCCGGCCGTTACTGTCACGACATCGGGCCCGAGTGTCTATGGAAATCCAGTCACGATTACAGCATCGGTTCCGTCTGGCCCGACTGGAACGATTACTATCTCAAGCGGTTCAACTACATTGGGTTCAGGAACCATCAACAACGGGATCGTAACCATTACGACTTCAACGTTGCCAACCGGATCTGATCCCGTTACCGCAACCTACAATGGAGACGGCAATTACGCCACAGCGACTGGCACGACGACGCAGGTTGTTTCAAAGGCATCCCCTTCCTCTACATTGACTTCCTCGCTTAACCCATCAACACCAGGTGTATCGGTGACATTCACAGATGCTCTGCCAACATCGGTGACAGGTACTGTGACTTTTAAGAACGGATCTACTGTGCTGGGTACTTCGACTGTAACGAACGGAACGGCGACAGTGACATCTTCTACGCTCCCGACTGGCAGCGATGCAATTACTGCGACTTACAGTGGAGATACGAACAACAATGGGTCTACAGCTACTCTGACCCAGACTGTCAATAAGAACACACCTACCGTAACTGTTGCGACATCCGGTCCGAGCACGTATGGGACGCCGGTCTCGATTACGGCTACAGTCACGTCGGGAGCGACAGGTACAGTTACCTTCACTAGCGGTTCGCAGAACTTGGGCTCGGGGACTATATCGGGCGGCACCGTGACGATCTCGACCTCAGTGCTGCCGGCTGGGACGGATACGATTACGGCCAGCTATGGCGGTGATGCGAACAATAACGCTGCGACGGGCACGACGACTCAAGTAGTCTCCAAGGTCACTACTACAAGTCTGACGCTGACATCTTCCGCCAATCCTTCGACGTTCGGTCAATCGGTAACTTTCGCTGCGACAGTCTCGGCGGGAGCGACGGGAACGGTGACATTTACCTCGGGTTCTACAGTCATTGGAACGGCAACTATCTCCAGCAATCGGGCTTCGGTGACTACGTCGACTCTTCCGGTCGGAAGCGATGCAATCTCTGCGAGCTATGGTGGCGACTCGAACTTCAATTCGGCTACAGCCAGTCTGACCCAGACAGTGAATAAGGCAACACCAGCGCTTACATTAACTTCGTCGACTAATCCGTCGACTGCTAACCAGTCTGTAACCTTCACAGCTACGCTTCCCTCAACAGTTACCGGTACGGTCACATTCAAGAGTGGGGCAACCGTTATAGGTACTTCGAACGTGAGCAATGGGGTGGCAGCTGTATCAACAGCGACTCTTCCTGTTGGCAGCAACTCTATAACTGCAACTTACAATGGCGATGCCAACGATAACACGGCATCCGCCAGTCTTACCCAAACTGTGAATAAAGCAACGCCAACCATTACGCTGACCTCGTCGGCGAACCCGTCGTCTGCTAACCAGTCGGTTACCTTTACGGCAACACTCCCTTCTGGTGTTACCGGCACCGTTACATTTAGCACGGGGGCAACAGCACTTGGAACTACCACAGTCAATAATGGAGTTGCATCTGTTGTGACATCTACGTTGCCCGTCGGAAGTGATCCGATTACTGCAGTTTACAGCGGAGACTCGAGCGACAACACAGCGACCGCCAGTTTGACCCAGACGGTGAACAAGGTAACGCCAGCCATCACGCTAACCTCATCCAATAATCCGTCCTCTGTCAATCAGCCGGTTACATTTATCGCTACACTTCCTTTGAACGTTACAGGCACCATAACATTTACGAGCGGTTCAAATGTTATTGGGACTTCGAATATAAGCAATGGAAGCGCAGCTGTTACTACGTCAACATTACCGGTTGGCAGTGATGTTGTTACCGCAACCTACAGCGGGGATACGAACAACAATACGGCAACCACCAATCTGACTCAAACTGTTAATAGCACCCCGTCAACTATCACGTTGATATCGTCGAGCAATCCTTCTACTGTGAACCAACCGGTAACATTCACCGCAACAGTTCCTTCGACGGCTACTGGAACAGTGACATTCACGAATGGTTCGACTGTCATTGGGACCTCAAATGTTAACAGCGGAAATGCATCAGTTACTACATCTACCTTGCCAATTGGCAGCGATGCGATTACGGCCACCTACAGCGGAGATTCAACTCATAGCACAGCGACGGCGAGCATAACGCAGACGGTAGATAAAGCAACGCCAACCATAACTGTAACGACCTCTGGTCCTAGCACTTACGGTCAGCCCGTCACTATCACAACAACATTGCCTCCAGGAACCACCGGGACGGTGACGGTTACAAGCGGCGGCACAACCCTTGGTTCAGGAACCGTAAGCGCTGGCGGTACGGTGACTATCACCACTTCTACGCTGCCCGTGGGAACTAACCCAATTACCGCATCCTACGGTGGTGATAGCAACAATAACCCAGCAACCGGATCTACTACGCAGACAGTGAACAAGGACACACCGGTATTGCCTCCGCCTGTGGCTACACCAAGCAATCCAGTTGTGGGCACGACAGTGACGATTACAGAGACAGTTCCTTCAGGTGTTGGCGGTCCGGTGACGTTCTCGAACGGTACAACAACAATTGGTACTGCGCCCATCGTCAACGGTGTAGCAACTATTACAGTGTCGAACCTGCCAATCGGTTCAAACCCAATTACAGCCTCAACACCTGGTGATGCCAACAATAATCCGGCCACTTCACCGGCTACGACAGTTACGGTGAACAAGGCTACGCCAACAGTCACTCTCACATCGTCGTCAAACCCGTCAACACCGGGTGCGCCGGTGACATTTACTGCGACGGTTTATCCGGGAGCGACCGCACCAGTCACTTTCTATGATGGCACAACTGCGATCGGTACAGGTGTCCCCAACGCAGCTGGCGTCGCCACTTTTACCACGTCGACTCTCAGCTCTGGTTCCCATTCAATTACAGCATCTTATCCTGGTGATTCGAACTATAGCCCGGCGACATCGCCAGTGCTCACACAAGTGGTAGGCAAAATCTCTTCGATGATTACTCTTACTGAGAGTAGCCCGGCAGAATTGCTTGGCACGAGCGTTACATTTACCGCAGTCGTCACGGCTCCTGTGCCAACACCAACTGGAACGGTCACCTTTATGGATGGGAACACAGTTCTTGGCACGGCTCCGCTCAGCACTAATGGTGGCGTTGTAGTTACACTGACCTCAGGTAACGCAGCCTATAGCACAAGCAGCCTTCTCACTGGCGACCACAAGATCACAGCGGTATATTCAGGGGACAACAGTTTCTCATCTAGCACGTCCGCTTCTGTGGACAATGTGGTCGAGGACTTTACTATCACAAATAGCGGATCGGCGAGCCAACAGATGCTTCCTGGAGCAAGCGGTACGTATAACTTCAACCTGTCACCCGTTGGTTCATCAACCTTCGTCGACAATGTCAGCCTGACGGTGACCGGCCTGCCTGAGGGGTCGACCTACACTCTGACACCTAGCTCCGCAGCGGCTGGCAGCGGGGAAGCGGCGTTGGTGCTGACAGTAAATACAAGCAGTTCTTTGACGGCAGAGAACCGTGCTCCTATGGGTGGACCAAACTCACATCATGACGTTCCGGTTGCCCTTGGAATTTTGGGGCTCGCCGGTTTGGGTACGATTCGTAAGTTGAGAAAGAAGCTGCCACGTCCATTGCTGGTGTTGCTTCTTATGATTGCAACACTACTGCCAGTCGCAGCTCTCAGTGGCTGTGCAGGCGGCTACTTCGCCTTCGATCCACACACATACACCGTTACCGTCACAGGTACTGAGGGATCGATTCAACATAGCGCGACCGCAACGCTGGTCGTACAGTAG
- a CDS encoding outer membrane beta-barrel protein produces MMHLKRILLVALLLALPCVLHGQAIPNGSAVQDIGRIEVGANYNFFHANAPPGQCGCFSLNGGSGTFIYNMTPAWSAVADIMVAHANNVNNSGQNITIFNYLFGPRYSVRRYNRFVPYAEVMLGGAKEDVNFQFTINRNAFGFLGGGGVTTTLKPRLGLTIIQADWVHTRIPNAVNDRQNDIRISTGITYRFGVH; encoded by the coding sequence ATGATGCATCTGAAACGAATACTCCTGGTCGCGTTATTGCTGGCTCTGCCCTGTGTACTGCACGGACAAGCTATACCAAACGGGTCCGCAGTACAGGACATCGGTAGAATTGAAGTCGGGGCGAACTATAACTTTTTTCATGCCAACGCGCCTCCGGGACAGTGCGGATGCTTCAGCCTGAACGGCGGTAGCGGAACTTTTATCTATAACATGACCCCAGCGTGGAGTGCAGTGGCTGACATTATGGTGGCTCACGCGAATAACGTGAATAACTCGGGCCAGAATATTACTATTTTTAACTATCTCTTCGGCCCTCGGTATTCGGTGCGCCGGTATAATCGGTTCGTTCCGTATGCCGAAGTGATGCTCGGTGGTGCAAAGGAAGATGTGAATTTTCAGTTCACCATCAACCGTAACGCATTTGGTTTTCTCGGCGGTGGCGGAGTCACCACAACGTTGAAGCCAAGACTGGGTCTCACGATTATTCAGGCTGACTGGGTGCATACTCGCATTCCGAACGCTGTGAACGATCGTCAGAATGATATTCGTATCAGCACTGGTATTACCTACCGTTTTGGAGTGCACTAA
- the metE gene encoding 5-methyltetrahydropteroyltriglutamate--homocysteine S-methyltransferase, producing MFEGNLSKSIGKLKTANLGFPRMGRQRELKFALEAYWSGKRVEQELMSTAAQLRREHWKLQQVAGLNSIPSNDFSLYDQVLDALVLVGAIPERFGSGPVTLEQYFQMARNSPEQSAMEMTKWFDTNYHYLVPEWSEGISFNIDTRKLLNEVHEARDLGIETRPVLIGPLTLLLLGKGVNGFDPMALLPKLTTAYVQILQVLEAENIEWVQVDEPMLVTDLDANVQSAYRQVYSELKRVPVKLMLTTYFDTIGDNLRTAIELDTAGLHIDVVRAPEQLEETLQALQPEQVLSVGCVEGRNIWLTDFFLATPLLRKAVRQLGADRVIVAPSCSLLHVPHDLRSEAELSPRIKSWLRFAEEKLAEISALASRDEVAYQANAAALADRASAETTTNPNVREALTALRPQDFLRRSPYPQRAIVQRNELQLPLLPTTTIGSFPQTAEVRKHRAAHKHGHETSEQYEAFLKDAIAQCIREQERIGLDVLVHGEFERNDMVEYFAEFLDGFAFTESGWVQSYGSRCVKPPIIYGDVSRPAPMTLKWTSYARSLTSRPLKGMLTGPITVLQWSFVRNDISRQLTAWQIALALRDEVQDLEVAGIRIIQVDEPALREGLPLRCADWPHYLDWAVKAFKLTTSSVEDETQIHTHMCYCEFEDILPSIAALDADVISMESARSRMELLEAFQSHQYPNEIGPGVYDIHSPRVPSAEEMQELLSLALDVLKPAQVWVNPDCGLKTRGWPETVSALENMCKAADRLRNQIGA from the coding sequence ATGTTTGAAGGAAACTTATCGAAATCTATTGGAAAATTGAAAACCGCGAATCTGGGTTTTCCTAGGATGGGACGTCAACGTGAACTGAAGTTTGCTCTGGAAGCTTACTGGTCGGGAAAGCGTGTCGAGCAGGAATTGATGAGCACGGCTGCGCAATTGCGAAGAGAGCACTGGAAGCTGCAGCAAGTGGCTGGGCTCAACTCTATTCCATCGAATGATTTTTCTCTTTACGATCAGGTCCTTGATGCACTCGTCCTCGTAGGCGCAATACCTGAACGCTTTGGTAGTGGGCCCGTCACGCTGGAGCAGTACTTTCAGATGGCACGGAACAGTCCCGAACAGTCGGCGATGGAGATGACGAAGTGGTTTGACACGAATTACCACTACCTCGTTCCGGAGTGGAGTGAGGGCATTTCGTTCAACATCGACACAAGGAAGCTGCTCAACGAAGTGCACGAGGCACGCGATCTCGGAATTGAGACAAGGCCCGTACTGATTGGGCCATTGACGCTGCTCCTGCTTGGCAAGGGAGTCAATGGATTTGATCCAATGGCGCTATTGCCGAAGCTAACCACTGCCTACGTGCAGATATTACAAGTACTCGAAGCAGAAAATATCGAATGGGTTCAGGTCGACGAACCCATGCTTGTGACTGATCTCGATGCAAACGTTCAGAGTGCTTATCGGCAGGTTTATTCAGAGTTGAAAAGGGTTCCAGTCAAACTCATGCTGACTACCTATTTCGACACAATCGGCGATAATTTGCGAACAGCAATTGAACTTGACACTGCCGGTCTTCACATCGATGTAGTTCGTGCTCCTGAACAACTCGAAGAAACTCTGCAGGCATTGCAACCTGAGCAGGTGTTAAGTGTGGGTTGCGTCGAAGGGCGCAATATCTGGCTGACTGATTTCTTTTTGGCCACGCCGCTGTTACGTAAAGCCGTCCGCCAACTCGGCGCCGACCGAGTGATCGTTGCTCCGTCGTGCTCCTTGCTGCATGTCCCACACGATCTTCGCAGCGAAGCGGAGTTGTCACCACGCATCAAAAGTTGGCTGCGCTTTGCCGAAGAAAAGCTGGCAGAGATCTCCGCGCTGGCGAGTCGTGATGAGGTCGCATATCAAGCCAACGCCGCTGCACTTGCTGATCGCGCTTCCGCAGAGACAACTACCAATCCAAATGTCCGTGAGGCGTTAACAGCGCTTCGGCCTCAGGACTTCTTGCGTAGATCACCGTATCCGCAGCGGGCTATCGTCCAACGCAATGAGCTACAACTGCCGCTGTTGCCTACTACAACAATTGGCTCCTTTCCTCAGACTGCCGAAGTACGTAAGCACCGTGCCGCACACAAGCACGGACACGAGACTTCCGAACAGTATGAAGCTTTTCTGAAAGATGCCATTGCACAATGCATCCGCGAACAGGAGCGCATAGGCCTGGATGTGCTCGTGCATGGAGAGTTCGAGCGCAATGATATGGTCGAGTATTTTGCTGAATTTCTGGATGGCTTCGCCTTCACTGAGAGCGGCTGGGTACAGAGCTATGGTTCGCGCTGCGTGAAGCCGCCCATCATTTACGGCGACGTCTCCCGCCCGGCACCGATGACACTGAAGTGGACAAGCTATGCTCGCTCGCTTACATCGCGACCGCTCAAAGGAATGCTTACGGGACCGATCACCGTGCTACAGTGGTCGTTTGTTCGCAACGACATTTCCCGTCAGCTGACAGCGTGGCAGATAGCGCTTGCTCTGCGGGATGAGGTTCAGGATCTAGAAGTGGCTGGCATCCGTATCATCCAGGTAGATGAGCCGGCTTTACGCGAGGGATTGCCGCTTCGTTGTGCCGACTGGCCACATTATCTTGATTGGGCCGTCAAGGCATTCAAGCTGACCACCAGCAGCGTTGAAGATGAAACGCAGATTCACACACACATGTGCTACTGCGAGTTCGAAGATATCCTTCCCTCCATTGCCGCACTGGATGCTGACGTGATCTCGATGGAATCAGCCCGCTCTCGCATGGAACTGCTCGAAGCCTTCCAATCACACCAGTATCCCAACGAGATAGGTCCGGGCGTTTACGACATCCACTCTCCGCGAGTGCCATCGGCGGAAGAGATGCAGGAGCTGCTGTCTCTGGCTCTCGATGTACTCAAACCGGCGCAGGTCTGGGTAAATCCTGACTGCGGCTTGAAGACACGTGGTTGGCCCGAAACTGTGTCAGCACTGGAGAATATGTGCAAGGCAGCCGACAGGCTTCGAAATCAGATCGGAGCATAA
- a CDS encoding sugar phosphate isomerase/epimerase family protein — MKTIAAAGAGVLGHFPYAFAETREYAGISFGVQLNAFPIDPKNFNSFMSALAQVKQIGYQGFESSFRNVSAQFESPSHARGLIAQTGLTFFGVHIFLPTQSYDTRTCIAPASLYEGIARGGAALGAKHLILSGAPVSSEEQLKWKIEGLNQAGRFARSVGITAAYHNHWPEFESKLGEIEALYTKTDPSLVSFVLDAGHAYRGGANLPVFIRAHSQRIVGFHLRDYKNGRLVTLGTGTFPLAEVAHTIEQIGWKGWVENEEEREDLSKNGAEVIAPAYKAMKGAFSE; from the coding sequence TTGAAGACGATTGCGGCGGCAGGTGCGGGAGTGCTCGGACATTTCCCATATGCGTTCGCAGAAACCAGGGAGTATGCGGGTATTAGTTTCGGTGTTCAGTTGAACGCTTTCCCTATCGATCCTAAAAACTTCAACAGCTTCATGAGCGCACTCGCGCAGGTGAAGCAGATCGGCTATCAAGGGTTCGAAAGCAGCTTCCGCAATGTGAGCGCGCAGTTCGAATCACCTAGTCATGCAAGAGGACTGATTGCGCAGACTGGACTGACGTTCTTCGGTGTTCATATCTTTCTACCTACGCAGAGCTATGACACGCGAACATGCATCGCTCCGGCTTCTTTATATGAAGGCATTGCCAGGGGTGGCGCCGCGTTGGGTGCAAAGCACCTCATCTTGAGTGGGGCTCCTGTTTCGAGCGAGGAGCAGCTCAAGTGGAAGATCGAGGGACTTAACCAGGCTGGACGCTTTGCCAGGAGCGTAGGGATTACGGCTGCCTATCACAACCACTGGCCCGAATTTGAATCTAAGCTCGGTGAAATAGAGGCGCTGTACACGAAGACAGATCCTTCGCTGGTCTCATTTGTGCTCGATGCCGGTCACGCGTATCGTGGCGGTGCAAACCTGCCGGTTTTCATCCGCGCACATTCTCAGCGGATTGTTGGTTTTCATCTGCGCGATTACAAGAATGGACGATTGGTCACACTAGGCACGGGCACGTTCCCACTGGCTGAGGTTGCGCACACCATCGAGCAAATCGGCTGGAAGGGTTGGGTCGAAAACGAAGAGGAACGCGAGGATCTTTCTAAAAATGGCGCCGAGGTGATTGCCCCGGCATACAAAGCGATGAAGGGAGCGTTTTCCGAATGA
- a CDS encoding Gfo/Idh/MocA family protein — translation MNRRDFLYSGAAIAAMSTQGMTARSYASVLGANGRVGLGVIGLGRRGTIVSNGFVQDPRVRIVALCDVYGEQAKKFQQRFAANLAQPALAVDHHDLLARKDVDAVLISTPDHLHVEIGCDALNAGKDVYLEKPTVHRWSDHTKLSETAGRSRRVLQCGMQQRSGEHYARAKQEFFDSGKLGNVVFVRAVWSNFPWQRRDIKPEPKPANLNWGLFLGPAPKVPYELVRYSSWRSFHAYGNGLLADILTHWVDVAQWMLNDSQPQKASAFGGIYVLHQERDNPDTVSAMIQYKNWNLNFESSVLSIRDDHPSVYFEGTEGNLNLTREGYTYTPTRGVPVEVKSTQNLDAAHPKNFLDAIITGSSVSAPITAGIDASRPVAMALQSYWTHSTVSVADLT, via the coding sequence ATGAACCGCCGTGATTTTCTCTACTCCGGTGCGGCCATTGCGGCCATGTCAACCCAAGGGATGACTGCCCGCTCGTATGCGTCGGTGCTCGGCGCAAACGGCCGTGTTGGTCTTGGCGTTATTGGATTAGGACGCCGTGGCACTATCGTCAGCAACGGCTTCGTGCAAGATCCTCGCGTTCGGATTGTTGCGCTTTGTGATGTCTATGGCGAACAGGCGAAAAAGTTTCAGCAGCGGTTCGCGGCGAATCTTGCACAGCCTGCACTAGCCGTCGACCATCATGATCTGCTTGCGCGCAAAGATGTGGACGCTGTGTTGATCTCCACGCCAGATCATCTGCACGTAGAGATCGGTTGCGATGCCTTGAACGCAGGCAAGGACGTGTACCTGGAAAAGCCGACAGTGCATCGCTGGAGTGATCATACGAAACTCAGCGAGACTGCCGGACGCTCCAGACGTGTGTTGCAGTGCGGCATGCAGCAACGCAGTGGTGAGCACTATGCGCGCGCAAAGCAGGAGTTCTTCGACAGCGGCAAGCTTGGCAATGTCGTCTTCGTTCGTGCAGTGTGGAGCAACTTTCCATGGCAGCGGCGTGACATCAAGCCTGAGCCGAAGCCGGCAAATCTTAACTGGGGCCTCTTCCTTGGACCCGCGCCGAAGGTTCCCTACGAGTTGGTGCGTTATAGCTCGTGGCGGTCGTTTCATGCATACGGCAATGGCCTGCTCGCCGACATTCTCACGCACTGGGTGGATGTTGCGCAGTGGATGCTTAACGATAGCCAGCCGCAGAAAGCCTCTGCGTTTGGTGGCATCTATGTTCTTCACCAGGAGAGGGACAATCCAGACACAGTAAGTGCAATGATCCAGTACAAGAATTGGAATCTAAACTTTGAGTCGTCAGTACTCTCCATCCGTGATGATCATCCATCTGTCTACTTCGAAGGCACCGAAGGAAACCTAAACCTGACGCGCGAGGGCTATACCTACACCCCGACACGTGGCGTTCCGGTAGAGGTGAAGTCCACTCAGAACCTTGACGCCGCACATCCCAAAAATTTCCTCGACGCAATTATCACGGGTAGCTCTGTAAGTGCGCCAATCACAGCTGGTATCGATGCTAGCCGACCAGTTGCTATGGCGTTGCAATCGTATTGGACACATTCGACGGTTTCTGTTGCGGATTTGACATAG